Part of the Kryptolebias marmoratus isolate JLee-2015 linkage group LG20, ASM164957v2, whole genome shotgun sequence genome, AGTGTGAAACCAAAGCACCCAACGAATACTTTCAGTGTTTAGCAAAGCCATCCTTGAATATTCAGACAACCCATATTACCtaaactttgttatttttagaaaacaaaactaatggaAATACGCAAACATAAATGTTGAAATtgaatgaaagtcaaactgcaaATTAGCACAAAATTGGCTTGTAAAACACAAACGCATCTTTGTGATTTGGCACTCGACATTttctttaatgcaaaaaaaaaaaaaaagaataaaagcataTTGTTacagtgaaaaatgttttgaattggCTGTGTTTGTGATAGATACGTGGCATACtgaaaaagagttgttttagtttagttaggtTGAGGGAAAACAGGAGCCAGAACTAATAAAACCTGTGAAACCTGCGGTTCCTTTTTAAGCCTTAGAACAGGCAGGAAGTCTTTTATCGGACCTCTGTTCCAAGATCACAAAGCCTGTTTTGTTTCCGGGAAGTTTCCCATTTTTCTTTGATAGAGGCTTAATCGGAGATGTGCTTTTGCGTGAAATGTAAATAGAAACTGTAAATTAGCCTAGTATTTTCTTTGAATTATAGTAGTTTgcacctaaaataaataaacaagccCATCAGGACTCAAATGTAGATTCTGGTCATTATTGGACTCAGAAATGGATGTAAATTTCCTATGGCATATAATGCTAAAAGTCTGGTAATGCctataaaaacattgttttcttttataaatttaCTTAACACTAATAATCGTGTTCATTTAGACCTATGTAGACATAGCAGTAGACTCATTATAATAAAGCTTCGGATCAAGCAGTTTACACTCTTcatattttgttacattttaacagaaataaatgtacTATAGTGCATTTTAATCAACAGAAATATTTGTCATTATATCTAACCTCAGTGTTTAGGCTCCACAAAAGGGTCATTTAGAGATCTGTGCTAGACTGAATATTTCTCTTGGTTACTGTGACTTTTTTGTGCTGCGTAACCACCTTCTTGTTTCCTTGAACCTTGGGTGCGACCGTCTGTTCAAAGCCCTCCTTTGATCCTGCCGAACCAAATGAACTCACTGAAAAAGATTTCACCTGCACACCTTTACCCTTTGCCTCAAAGCTGGCATCTGAAGACCCCTGTCCTGTTTGACTGGTGCTCTGCACTAAGTGCCCACTGTGCATTCCCCCAGCGGATCCGTTCTTAACTACAAACACTTGAGTAGAGTCGGAGACGTTTCCTTGAGAGAGGCCCTGTGCTGCCTGTACTGCCTGTACTGCCTGTACTGTTGCCCCACCCATTCCTACCTGCCCGTCAACAAGGACCATACCCTGAGAGCCTTGGAAGCCACCAACCTGCATCATACCCTGACTAAACCCAGCTTGGGTCACCTGGCCAACTGCCTGCTGGGATCCTCCGGACACAAGCACCATTTGAGGCTTGGAATCAACTACATACATGGGCGCAGCAGTATAGTACATGGTGGGCTGCTGAATGAGCAGTGTTTGGTTAGGAATTACTACATTCTCCTGAACTCTTACATtggaaacagctgcagaacCTTGGGCTCTCTCTGTAACTAGCTCCTCTTGAACGATCGTGGAGGAATTGGACACTACATTGGAGGTGTTGAGGGTGTTGACGTTTGTGTGATCCCTGTCTCTGACAGTTTCCGTGTGAGTATGGACATGTGTGGAGGTGGAGGGCATGACCTGAGGCACCGGTCTGATCGAGGGACGAGAAACCTCTACGTCCACGGACTTGCTCACCAGAGATCCTCCATTACAAATCTCAGCCAGTGTGAGGAACTTTGGCCCTAGGTCATCAAGGAAAGCGAGATCAGTGTCGGTTTCGAGGATGCTGCAGCAACCTACAGAACCAGCCAGCGACTCTTGACCCTCGTAGCCGTAGGCCTGGATATGTTCATTTTCTTGATATTGCTGTGAAGCTTCGTTTGATTTCTGGaaacaaatgaaagcagatATTTCAGTGTAAACAGtataatatattttgtaaaGTCTACTTGTCTATATACTAGCTGATCAAATCTAGCTATGGcataaaagataaatacataATCACCCTAATTAAAGTTCCTAAGTCATTGTTATGAGTAATTCTTGAATGAACATTTGGACTAAGAAACTCATTTAATATTAAAGATACTCACTTCTGCAAAGTACTGCCCCAGAAAATGATCTGGCAGGGATATTCCATTAAAGTCCCCAGATCTGTACTGGGAGAAACGCATGTCTTGTCCTTGCATCATCCCCGAACCGATAAATCCCGTTTGCTCTTGCCCACTGTAGTACCCGTATTTGTTGAACATGTACGCATCCTCTCCTGTCATGGTTAATCCTCCACCATAACCTCTGTCCACTTCAACCAAACCCGACATGTATCCCTTTCCCTCGCCCGTGGTGATGTCTTTCGTACCACCACCATCAAGAGTTGATGGAATTTGTAGAAGAGGAACTTCCTGTGTTTGAAAGAAAGTGATTTTCAGTCAGGGATGAAGCATTTTTCCAGAAAGCCAAATGGTTAAACAATGTATTAAATTCGAAATAATAAAAGTACCTTGTCCTCTCCTTGTCCCTCTGTGTGATAGGAGATGAGTTGTTCCTTTGTGTCAAAAGGCATGGCCTTGAACAGTCGTGCTGCACTTCCACACaggcagaaaagcagaagaaggggaatcactgaaaaacaaacagaacaaatttgttaaaaaaggtACAGTGGTCAAACTTAACTAAGTCTAatatttaaatcagaaatgGCTTTCTTTGATTAGGATGCATTTTTCTTCAACAGATTGACTTCATTTATGAAAAAGGTAAATGATTGTGCAATGCATGTTGCAGCCATCACGTGTCTCTTATAAACGTAGGTGGGACCCACCCTTTCTTTTTAATGTCTACAAGCTACAGCTTGCTTTGTTAGGAAACTTAATGAGAAAAGATTACCAATTTTTATgaagagagataaaaaaagaaaaaaaaacacttctacTTACACAGAAGGAGCAGCAGTCCCAGCAGCAGAAGTAAGATGCCTCCCACTCCAAATTTTGAAGACCGTGAACCACGTGACCCACAGGTTTTGGTGTCTTTTTGGCACGTGCACACCAATAAATCTAATACCTGGACATCAGCACACGACTTTCCCTGCTGGTCTGCGATCTCCAGTTTCACGCTGTATTTGCCCGGCCACAAGTGGGCTTTGTCTCGCAGAATGACTGTGgttcctaaaaaaaaaggaaaaagataatggccaaatttaaaatttgaagttcaataaataaatagggCAGTTAACACCTAACTAAACATCTGTATTCTGCACATAAGCAATTTGGTCACCTTTCCTACAGGGTTGAATTCTGAAAGTAAAATGTTGTTCAGCTTATGTTAGATTTACAACCTCAGCCCTGAAACTCCAGGATTTTATAggtattctttaaaaaaaacatacacaaagTGACAATGACTATAAAATTAACTTTGTTGCATCAATAATCTTGACAAATCTCACCTAAAAGCTGAAGCtagatgcttttttaaaatctaaataccaaagacctttttttaaaacggAATTTGCAACTGGTCTTACCATTCAGAGGCTCCACAGTCCACTTCTGGTCTTTATCTCCAATCACATTGAAGTGAAATGGTGCTGAATTGGGGAACTCGTCTTCATCCACAGCGGTGACATAAATGACAGCATCATCAAAGCATGTGGTCTGAGTTGTGGTGGTGAGTTGTGGGCAGTGATCATTATAGTCCTTCACCTGAATGGCTAGGGTCCCTGTTGCAGTTTTTGAGGGAATGTCTGAAAACGAGTTGAAACAGAGTTAAAAACTGTAATCTGCTGCACGTTCTGTGTGAAGTCCAAAGAGGGCAACATATTTTACTGGACTCACCATTGGAAATGCACACAATCTTGGCATAATATGTTCCGTTCTTCAAATACTTGGACTCTCGATCCGGCAATTTATTCAGCTTAATCTCTGCTGTCTTTTCATCAATAGTCAACCAGTTGTCGTCATCTTGGAATTTTGCATATctacatgtaaaataaaaataatgatgcaTATTAAGACCACAAATTAAATGGGAATTGGTTATCAAATCAACCtgatgctgaaaataaaaatcagtattATAAGTAACAGACTATCAGAGGGACATTACCTCACATTGGtggcagtttttagtgtgtcaCTGTCAATAGCAGAGTATGTAGTGAGGACTTTGTCGAGGGAGATTGACGATGTGTCCTCAGAGACGGTCACCACTTTTACGTTGGGCTGGAAACGAGGACCCTCTTTCTGATTgaggacatttattttgacGGGATAGGCTTtacctcctcctgctcctgagGCCCCTGTCATCGACCCAGAGCCAAAGTTGTACTCTGCCTTGTTGGCAACCTTCACGCCCAAATTTAGTGCCTGTATTTCCTCATAGTCTAGGGCCTGCGGATTAAAGAATGAAGAACGACTGTTAGGAATTTTGTCACTTTATTGCATAACATgtaagtttgtaaaaacaaacaaaaaaagcggCACTTTTTACCTTGTTTACCGTGATGATGCCCTCGTTGGTTTTAGAATCAGTTGTGATGTTGAAATAACCTCCCTCATTTCCAGAAACGATCTCAAAGACAGCAAGCCAGCTGTCTGTGTGGCTTAAATCCATGTCTTCTGCTTTAATCCTCATAACTTCCATACCGATTGTGTTCTCTTCCACACTCCCCTCATACTACAAAGAACATTAAACGTCAGTGTTTGCTTTTGAACAACACCATCAACCCAGtctgttaaagaaaacataaagatC contains:
- the si:ch73-74h11.1 gene encoding desmoglein-2; the protein is MAHPMLLLLPFVLTLVSVRGEWILAPRQLVEHQDYTFYNFIAKIRSDKENFTKILYDITGPGVDEDPRGRFAVNPNNGYVKVNVILDREERAQYILNGVAKFANGSRAEKDIALVIKVVDINDQPPVIKTQQVGQVTERSKAGEVVMKVIATDADDENTPHAKLSYRIDEQSSGADMFYIDSRTGEIKVKRNTLDRETKDTYKLNIIASDLEGKSGGNTGSGEIEIKVTDINDNIPTLEKDSYEGSVEENTIGMEVMRIKAEDMDLSHTDSWLAVFEIVSGNEGGYFNITTDSKTNEGIITVNKALDYEEIQALNLGVKVANKAEYNFGSGSMTGASGAGGGKAYPVKINVLNQKEGPRFQPNVKVVTVSEDTSSISLDKVLTTYSAIDSDTLKTATNVRYAKFQDDDNWLTIDEKTAEIKLNKLPDRESKYLKNGTYYAKIVCISNDIPSKTATGTLAIQVKDYNDHCPQLTTTTQTTCFDDAVIYVTAVDEDEFPNSAPFHFNVIGDKDQKWTVEPLNGTTVILRDKAHLWPGKYSVKLEIADQQGKSCADVQVLDLLVCTCQKDTKTCGSRGSRSSKFGVGGILLLLLGLLLLLLIPLLLLFCLCGSAARLFKAMPFDTKEQLISYHTEGQGEDKEVPLLQIPSTLDGGGTKDITTGEGKGYMSGLVEVDRGYGGGLTMTGEDAYMFNKYGYYSGQEQTGFIGSGMMQGQDMRFSQYRSGDFNGISLPDHFLGQYFAEKSNEASQQYQENEHIQAYGYEGQESLAGSVGCCSILETDTDLAFLDDLGPKFLTLAEICNGGSLVSKSVDVEVSRPSIRPVPQVMPSTSTHVHTHTETVRDRDHTNVNTLNTSNVVSNSSTIVQEELVTERAQGSAAVSNVRVQENVVIPNQTLLIQQPTMYYTAAPMYVVDSKPQMVLVSGGSQQAVGQVTQAGFSQGMMQVGGFQGSQGMVLVDGQVGMGGATVQAVQAVQAAQGLSQGNVSDSTQVFVVKNGSAGGMHSGHLVQSTSQTGQGSSDASFEAKGKGVQVKSFSVSSFGSAGSKEGFEQTVAPKVQGNKKVVTQHKKVTVTKRNIQSSTDL